The nucleotide window TCAAacataaactttaatttggGATTATTAATAGCTCTTGCTTTAatattgtcattaattttataggaTTCCGGGCGATGACTGTTTGATGTTTGAAGAAATGTTAACGTTTCACTAATTAGTTGTGAATGTATGTGCAGTGTgaagtttcattttattgcTACAGAAGAtatcatttttaattcaatgtgGTATTCATAAGTACGTATTTATAGGCAGGTAgtcacaattttattactatgaataataattaagtacaaCGGTTTGTTTAATGTGAAATCGAATTCCCGGCGAGATTCATTCCTCTGaaattttccaaaaatgttaatttttttttttaattagacgAAATTGAAAGGGAAAGAATGTTCACCAGTTAACTTTTCTCATTAtagaaatacttaaaaattattggtaACATtgatatgtagatatgtactACAAGTCACTAATGAATTAGTAGGTATCTACTGTACTTAATTTAGAGGCGATATGAATGATTGACTACCTTAATAAGttagtattaattaatattcattttacatttacaaTGGACAACAAATTTCCCTTGTCCCAAAATTCTGATTCCCCATCCTTCATTCAGAGTGACACGAACATAATTGGGGTCAAACATTCTCCTAAACACGGGGCTCCTTACGTGCTGTCAGTTTCACAGTCCAATAGCTCCACAAAAGCTGGACAAGTGACATGATGAAGTGTCAACTTGGTGATAAACGATACGGCAACTGAAGTGGCAAATGAGAAATCTAATTCTTCCTGTTACATAAGGAACTGTTATTGTATGGAGCAGACGTTAAAAAGAATAACTAAAATCTAGTTtggtttgtatatttataaaattatcaatataagtatCAACTCgtctttcttaaaaattacatatagtccaaaaaatattgtagCGTTGTCCCAAGTGTCTCACACCAGCAGAATTTAGACGGCCCTGCTAAACTGTAAGTAAGCCATCCACCATCTTCATTTACTATTTTCTTAACTTCTAGCTCCAGaacaaaatacctatataaaatttataggtGTTCAATCTGTCAACTCTATGCATCATAGTTCAATGTTTCGCCTATCGGCTACTGACGGCTACAGGCTCACCGCTGCTAGTTGACAGACCATGCAATATGAGATCCATTCTAAAAAGGTATTGTCCTATTACTCGATATATTACTACAATATTCTTAACTAACACCTCAATACAGCTTCTGATGAACATTATGTAAGTGTAAATTCCTTGCCAAGTAAAATGTTGTGACTAATGTGGGAACATGAATTAGGAAAAAACAACCTCTTTTAGAGCAATTTTCAGACAGTGCAGAGAAGtggatcaaaataaaattaaaatgtagatAATACCTAGATAAAATTACACAGTTTTAGTGAAATATCCTATATCCTTTTTGatactgtaggctctgtctatctcgcaAGGGAAAGAGTaagatttagaaaaaaaatagtacctaTGCAGAGTCGTAAGGTTCAAAGCGCCTATTTGAACGTCacgaataaatgtattttaagaaaaaataggTGCTACGTCATTACCAGTTAAGTATATAATACATTCATAATGTATACATtatgaatgtaattttaattctacatTTCGTGTCCTACAGAGTTAAGTTCTACTTAAGcatgttttgaaaaatataaattagagTCATCAGTAGTAATCCGCCTATTTAATATCCCATTAATTACATGGATAAGTATCTACACGTAATATCACACCGCTTAAGACTTGATTTATGAAAACCGGGTGCATcaatgtgtgtgtttgttaacATCTCTGAAACCCAAAAACGTAGTACTCATAACATCCGCTGCCGTAAACCATATACTTATTGTTAGGAATGcgattataataaagaatgcTTATCGCTTTATTAAACGGTGCTCCGGTGAACTATGGTCTTTGATAGAGACTctcaaactttcacatttaaaataaggTAACATTTATGAACTGTTTTCAAGGCTGAACGAGTGTTATAAAACTGACATGATTGTCGCCTTATGTGCGCGGCCCCGAAGCAGAGTGGCGaaagggtgcaactgggaacatgAAAAATGTGTTGAGGTAATCAATGTTAATTAACCTATAGGTAATATTATTACCTTGGAATTCtttatcgtaaaaaaaaactacaaggATCCTTGAAAGTTGGTTCCTTAAAACTAATATACGTCTACCTAGACGAAATTCTCTTACAAAGGCCTCTagtaaaagatttaaataatataggtacaaaTAGTTGTTTTAACATTCACTTCTCCTATTCAAAACATCAACATCAAGTCGACGTCATCCTTCCCTTCGAAATTAATGCAAGCCAGTCGTGTCATCCAATCCACCGAGCCATCAAACTGAGCCCTGCTATAAAGTGTGTCAAATTAAAAAGCCTTTGAACTCGCCGGGCACATAACCGTAATACTAAAAAGACTTGAAATGGACGACATATGTCCGCATGTTGGTTGGCGTGAATAATGCGATAAAAACCGTGGCCGAAAAGACAAAAACGGGCGGTGTCGTTTTAATTGTCTTGAAACAGAAAGGTTTGTACTAGTTACGACTGATGATGTTTTAAAAaggagatttttttatatgttatagagcctaatttttgttttgttttttttttttatttgaatattatgcATAGACtatagaaaattatttgaatgagGACTAAGACTTGCAAcggattttcttaaaatttaatttattaaagtgcCTTACTTACTATGTCAGGTATAActtttgttcatttattttattatgtccaaaacatacaatatgtttttgtaagtAGATACAGCCAATTTTCTGAAGTTCTTTAATTTAAGCTCAGAATAGTTTAGCAAAAGTTAAGTTCATTTTTACTACGCGTATAAATATACCGACCTGTCTAATAACTTTAattgtatttcaataaatcGAGAATCCTGTCTGCATTCTGACGTCCCTGTTCGCGAGATTAGATCGATGCAACAGAACAGACACACACTTGAGCGTGTAACTCCCACGGCCACGGGATCTGTGTCAACATTCTGGATATGAACTGTTTTTCTTGGCGTGTTGGACAAGATATTCCTGGGTAGGATGATAAATATATGATAATTTAATAGCCAAtgggtaggtacctaccttatATTGTAAAGTGAGATGGCTGCACCAAAAAAACTTGTCCCTTGCTATGGATACATACACTAACGGTAAGTCTTCCTTTAGCTTCATAACAAGGTATAATTATTGCCAAGTCTTCCTGGCAATAGCTTTTTCTAGGTTTGGGACATGTGGATGTGACACGGATGGGATGATATGCGATAGGGCTTGCCTATGGAGTGAGATCTCACACCTGTCTTAAAAACCTCTCACATAATTCTAAACAGGCTGGTGACGGTGACTCCCAGCTCATTGggctataattaaatattaagttcTCTACGAGAAATTAATAGGTAAGTAATTAGGTATGCATGCATAATGTTTGTTTCATTTAATGTGCTTATAACTTAGTTAACTATACTGGTAAAGTGAAGGcacttaaatacatatttaatgttCAGGTCGAGAGGCAGGTGGCggtctctgccttcccctccgagaaagagctGTGATTTCATTGTTTAATATGTAACTAGCGACCCGTTCAGGCTACGCAggggtagcatttataaatttaaaccttTCTCAGAAAACACTTTTTCcaacagacagagaaaataaagGGACTATAATAAGTAGTGATACCTAATGATGTACTAAGTATTAGGAACATGATAGTGATAGTACCTATGCGAAAATTGGCATTAGAAAAAATTGGTCCgactttcttaatttaaaatgaactcGATTCTCTGAGGTCCTACTTGTTTAGATAATTTGAACTGTAGAATATAACAACTgtatttactttacttttgtATATTAGTTTTCAGTTTCATGGAAATGAATTCCTACTTGCTatgcatatttaaattgaCAGCTTGACATTGACACAAACgggaaaataacttttcgCCAATGTTTTCTATTgtgtaacaaataaaagtcCTCTAATTTATTAAccactaaataaatatcttgaaaatgaatttattaagaagGCAAGCCTTTCCCGTATTTTGTTCTATAAGAAAACAagttgtaaagaaaaatatacatagtgttattcacaaaaatttaaacataaccTCAACCATGTTTGTTCCGCAAATTCcaattatttacaattctAATCGAAGTATGTCAAAAAAGGTAActttcttattaataaaacccattgaattatttataatccattatctagtatataataaactaaagtGGAATTAGGATATTTCCTACCAGTGTAAAGTAGACAAACATCTAAGAAtaaattcattgaaattatttaagtgaAAAAGCTACATAATTACATGTTAATGCCTATACTATATTGCTGTAAcactttcttttataatttgtacgttgttacaaaaattattattgaacaatcttattcaatttatgataattttattctagAAAAGAGAGTTGGACTCAGATGATGAAGATGAGGATTTTGATGAAGATGCCTCACTCTCGAAAGACTCCAAATTAGTTAAATTTAGTACAACTTCGTTGAGAACAGATGCTATTCTCAAATCAGCTTTAGGAGTAGCTAGAAAGTAAGTCAGCTcttaacaaatatacatacacacatttcCGTCtgtgtgtaaataaatgtggTATAAACTTGATTTATCTCATTTCAGCAAAATTGAACAGTTGTTCTATGAAAGCAAAATAAGAGTAAATGGCAAGAAACTGTTAAAGAAAAGTGCTTCAGTAAGtattacaagaaaatattaattatgacAGCAGGTGTCTCATATTCTAATAGGCTAGCCCCTAGGTTACTTGTGACACCTGCATAAAATTTGCCTAGGTTTGACCTCAGTTCTTGAACTTTGAACTTGAACTGCATTGCAAATtccaacttatatttttaatgtaaaagtaagtttgtttgttgcctCATCATACTTTATCTATGGTTACTGAATACATGGTAAAAAACCTTAAGAAAGATgtagggtacctttcatcccaGTATATACCAAAGTTCCCATTGGATTTACAAAAAAcctatattcttttgtaaatgGTGCTGAATTTGCGCTTGTAGTTGGCGTTTAATTCACGCAGCAGAAGTTACGGGTAAAAATTTCATATGAATTGGTTCACCATTGTCATCAGCCATGAAAAACAATTCACATTCTGAATTGACTATATTTTCTTGATTACAGGTAAAAGTTGATGATGAAATAGATG belongs to Amyelois transitella isolate CPQ chromosome 10, ilAmyTran1.1, whole genome shotgun sequence and includes:
- the LOC106136407 gene encoding uncharacterized protein LOC106136407; this encodes MNLLRRQAFPVFCSIRKQVVKKNIHSVIHKNLNITSTMFVPQIPIIYNSNRSMSKKKRELDSDDEDEDFDEDASLSKDSKLVKFSTTSLRTDAILKSALGVARNKIEQLFYESKIRVNGKKLLKKSASVKVDDEIDVIKMVSPKNPNHLYIARVEIMNIVAKEESIGITARRFKNLLIENYATDPYKGSAESNE